Below is a window of Nomascus leucogenys isolate Asia unplaced genomic scaffold, Asia_NLE_v1 Super-Scaffold_285, whole genome shotgun sequence DNA.
ttctttggctttttctcTATGGTGGTGTTTCAATAAAAGTTCTTCCGTTGCAAGTCATCTTCCCTGGTTGTGGCCAGTCTTTGCATTTTAGATATACCCTCCAATGGGAGAtgaattttgtctttaatttcttctatttaattCAATGGTGTTCATAAGTTGGAAGTAAGTTTAACATGAAAACTAGTTGGAGTCTTTTTTACTTCTCTGTAAAATTTTGTCTCCCTTGTCTCAATACGAAAAGTACTTACTGAGCACACACTATGTGCCAGATAACGAGGATAAAACAGTTAATAAGATCCAGTCCCTGAAGTCAATATGCTCATAGATGTAGAAATAAGAAACTGAAGAATCAGAAACAAACTTAAACATAAAGGAAAGGCTGTAAGTAGTGATATTTGAAGGTAGAAGGGGAAAAAGAGAGCTGTGAGGACAAGGGTAAGAGGAGAATTCCAGCAGGTATCTAATTCATAATCTTGATCACTCCACCATAAGGGTAGGAATTCACAAGTTATCTCCTTCGTTTTTGCCATCCAAGACTGCAGAGCCATGTGGCTCTCAAGTCGAACGTAATTTTTAGTGCAATAATTTCAGCACCTACCATTAATGAATCTATTTCAAGCCTGGGAGTGAGAGGAGGTTAAACTCAGCAGAAAACCCTCCAGAGGTTTATTTGTGGGTGAAAGATTTGGTTCCCGCTCACCAATCCCATAACAGAAACAGCCTGTTTTTCTCTGGAACAAGTGTCCTATTACTGAACTCTGTAGAATTGGTTCAGCACAGTTGAAACACAGTCACTTTCAAGctgtctttcctcctctctttcccaCATGCATGTAATAATACCTAAGTGAATGTAAGGCAGATACCCTCTcacttaactttttaattaaCCAGTCCTCACATCATATACCCTCATATCAAAATTAGGAAAAGGAAACATCCTACCAGGTAAGAGTTGAAAAGttacattcacacaaaaacctgtgcacagatgtttatagcagctttattcgtaattgccaaaacttggaagcgaCCAAGATGTCCTCTTGGTTGGCGAGTGGATAAACAACTGTGGTACCTCtagacaacagaatattatttcgTGCTAAAAAActatgagctatcaagccatgaaaagacacagaatCTTAAATGtacattactaagtgaaagaagccaatctgaaaagtctacatactgtatgaccccaactatatgacattctgtaCAAGGCGAAACTATGGAgagagtaaaaagatcagtggctgccagaAATCGGAAGGGAGGGATGCACAggcagaacacagaggatttttaaggcTGTGAAAATACTCTGGATAATACCATAAgaatggatacatgtcattatacattttccAGACCTGTAGAATGTACAACACTAACAGTAAACGGCAATactaaaaagtctttttttttttttttttttttttgatacagtctcgctctattgcccaggctggagtgcagtggcgccatctcggctcactgcaggctctgcccccgggggttcacggcattctcctgcctcagcctcccgagtagctgggactacaggcgcccgccatcacgcccgtctaatttttttgtattctcactagagacggggtttcatcgtgttagccaagatggtctcgatttcctgacctcgtgatccatacTTAGCTCAGATTTCACAGTATTTGAAACGGCTGACCACCAACTCACCATAACTCAGGAAATAAATTCTTTCTGCTAAAACCAGGCCGATATTCAATACCTTTAAATATGACTTCCAGGAAAGAGTCAATAATAGTTCACAACCAGCACTTACTAGGTGCTAGACTCTGTTCTAAGCatcatttactcctcacaacaaccctatgaggtaggtactgttacCGTCCtcgttttacagataaggaaacggaggcagagactggttgagtaacttgcccgagatcacacagctaataacaTGAAGTACTGAAATATGTAAACCACACAGAATGACTCAGAGTCTGGTGCTTCACCATGACATGATAACATGCTAGTGAGAACCTTATGACTCCACCTTCCCTGTAACAAGAGAAGGGATAAAGAAACTACGTGCATGCTCACTCCAGTCGGTCTGAGATTAGCAGAGACATCAGTATCTCCTTCTTCACAAAACAAACCAGGGAAGCCATTTTGGGGGAGGACTTAGTATACCAGAATCtgattctcagaaaaaaaaaacaaaaactaggaaTCTAGTgacaaaacaaacctccttcaAGTTCAAGAAAAATGATTATCTAACAGAAATATAGAATGTGAATTTTAAACAACAGCGTACTTGAAACTAAACAATAAATGTATTGGGGGAAAATTAGCATATGATCATTAGAATAAGATAATGTAATGAAAAACTTTATCCTGAAATAAGGAGACAGCAACACTGCATAAAGCTTAATTCGATTCATTTTGAATATCTAAAATACGTATGCACATCATGTAGTGTTCTACTACCTAGTAGATTATCAAGAAATGATCTATTATGTACATCCATTCTTGCCATGGATAAAATAATCAATCTCGGGGAAGAAATGTATAGACTGAAGTGGTCCCAAGAATTTGTTAAATCTATCTCCACTTCCAGAAAGAACTAGAGCATacctaaatttttaaagtaagtatTAGTTTAGAGGAAAATCTAtgattaaagtaatttaaaagacCTACTCACATGAGTAAATAGGCGACAACATTTCAAGAAGGAGTTAAGCATCATATATTCCAGTCCTGCTTTGATATAGAAATGCTTTGTAATCCGTGTGGCCACTTAGCTTCAGAGACAACTCATCTCCAACATGGTCCTAATAATATGTGTTTAACTTATTTCACAAAagataatttgtatttataaagtaTCTAGAGATAAATAGATTATGTTAATAATACTTTGAAATCTCATAATAACTCACGTAAGAAACTCAAGCCTTATAAACCATTAAACTGACaatattctctgtttttcttgttttattccgggaaaaatgagcaaaagattaaAAGTTTGACCAGGTCACAACAAAATCAGTAAAAAGTCTCTAAATAGGAACTGTATCTAGGTTATCATGCACTGTTCTAAACATAAGCTGATGGTCCAGTTATagctttgtatttattatttatttttaaatatttttgatttagAAAATCCATGCAGTCCACTAAATGTTCCATACGTTTTAGTGACAATAATGTTGGATGTTTTCCAAAGGACCTACTATCCACAACACTGAAAAatatcatttggaaaaaaattactgtttcaaAACTAAACCCATAATTAGTTAACCAATCAATTTGTATCATTATAGGTGATAGAGACCTGACCCTGTCTGACATGTCcactttattataataatttaaataattaacatttaaaaatgtttgtgccTTTCAAACTGTCTTACAGTCATTCATGATTGGAACTGCTCAACATTCATTTGAGACtctttgatgttattattttcatttgcccAGTAGGGAAATGATCCAAGCCTAGATAACTTCCCAAGAGCATCAAGGCAAGAGAATAAAGAGTACTTCCCTGTGACAACTTATCTTCCCTCTAGGGTACCATATGTACAGTTTTCTAAGTAATCATGAAAACACCTCcctccttatatattttacttcttgcTAATCAATATGATGCTCACTTCTCAAAATAATTCCTAATGtcttaaatacatacatttaaactAAAAGACAATAAACACTATTCAGGAAAGTGAACAATTTCCTGAAATTGTATGGAAGTGAACAATTTGGagactgttagttgaattgatgTCCTGCTCCTGGACCGAACCAAGAAATCTCAACCAAATTAATTCTCCATCATCATCACATATTCATGAATTATATTGAAATTAACAATAAGCAGGACTGCAGGATTTCTATTACTTCAGTTTTCAATCCAAGAAATgatagatttcttttaaaatctcccactacCAAAAGATCAATAGATGCTGAGATTCTCTGGTTTCAATAAGGAGGAAAACACACACCCAGATACCCagtccagtggctcacacctgtaatgctggctacaggaggctgagctgggtgctgaggctgaggatcactggaggccaggagttcgtgaccagcctgggaaaaatagcAAGAccatatctcttaaaaaaaaggaaaaaagaaaaataaaagaaacaaagaaaggcagaaaggaagcACTCAATGAAGTGGGAATACTAGAAATACTCTATGCGCATTAACAGGACAAAAGTAGGAGACATTTCTCATTGGAATTATTAATTCTTTGTTATATGTGGCAGGGGAAGAATCTAGATTCTATTAATATTCCAGTGGCCAAAAAGATGCACATTTAGTCATATTTAATTTTGGCCTTTGAGGCTATGATTTAGTTTTACTTCACCTGGcaccatttttatatataaaaaaatatccTTGGGGCACCTTTCCACCTACAGACTGGACGCTGTTAAAAATCACCCAATTGTGAAAAACAACAATTAGGATGCAAGTAAATTTTATTACAGACTGGCATAGTCAAGACTGAAATGACCCAGTGAATCCTATAAAAGGCCAAGGGAGCTAACGAGTGTGGAAGGTGAACCCTGGCTTTGCTCCTCTTTCTGGGAAGGGGTTGCCCGGCTGTGCTGCCACCATGTCTTTTCGACTTTCTGGTGGATCCAGGCGGATCTGCTTGCGAACTGGGTCTGGTAGGCTGTCCGGTGGAGGAACAGGCTTCGTGGCTGGGAATGTGTGTGTTGGATCAGGAGCAGGAAGCAGCTTTTCTTGTACTCTTGGGGGCATCTCTTCTGGAGGAAGCTTCTGCAATAGTGGTGGAGGGTTGGGAAGTGGTGCCTGTGCTAGTTTTCTTGGCAATGAGCACAGCCTCCTCTCTGGGAATGAAAAAGTGACCATGCAGAATCTCAACGACCGCCTGGCATCCTACCTGGACCATGTGCGTGCTTTGGAGGAGGCCAACGCAGACCTGGAGCAGAAGATCAAGGGCTGGTACGAGAAATGTGAGCCTGGCTCTTCCCGGGGACACGATCATGACTATAGCAGATACTTCTCAGTCATAGGAGATCTTAAAAGGCAGGTAAGAAATAGGGATTTGCATACTTTTACTACAGACTTCGTGTGTGGAtaatttaaagaagagaaaacataaaatgtgctTAACAAATTTATGTGATGTAAGATTTGTTCACTCTGTATTTCCAGTGCTAAGCGCAGTACCTGGCAATAAAATCTTGTagaattaaataatgaaaaagaaatcatttcaaaACAGATATATTCACTTCGTTTTTCATATATTTAGCTCATACCATTTGATCAAAAGTAATAAAAGTGATCTGTATGTCTCTTAAGCTCTGGATCCTTATTATCTGAAGAAAATCCAGATTTCTTTAACATAGAAAAAAGATACTAAAGCAGATGTTTGACAGATTAAGAAGATATAAAATCACACTGAAGTCTGGAGCCTCCTTTGACTTTTGGGAATTAACATTTTCCACAATCTTCCCTATTTAGATTATTTCTGCAACCACCTGCAACGCCAGCATTGTTCTACAAAATGACAATGCCAGACTGACCGCTGATGACTTCAGGCTGAAGTAGGTGAAAACAAActgattaattatattaataaaagttaaaatattacaGTTGGATTaaggaatatatattttgctttgaaaaccaaaatgtttttctaaagCCAGACTAGATcaataaagaaattgaattaaatatgcccttataaaaagagctATCATGGTCGGAtgcagtagttcatgcctgtaatcccagcatcttgggaggccgagggcaggcgaatcacttgaggtcaggagttcaagaccagcctggccaaagtggcaagaccccgtctctactaaaagtacacacacacaaaaatagtcaggcatggtggctcactcctgtaatcccagctactcaggaggctgagacacgagaatcacttgaacccggaaggtggaggttgcagtgagctgagatggggccactgcacttcagcctgggtgacagagtgagactgtctcaaaaacaaacaacaacaaaaaagagctattacatattttttaaaatctaaaatctagcaatattttatttaattgttaagCACATTGGATGACAAAAATCAACTCTGAAGAAATAACATCCCCAAAATACAATTCATGAATTGTTAGGTATCTCAAACCATTTTAGCAGTTTGCCATTGCAAGAAGCTTCAGAAATATGTACAGAACATCATATCTTTCAGCATAGGAAATATCTTAAAAAGTTGTGCTTTGCACCTGCCTACGATGACAACTCTCAGGTGCCTTACTAATCTTTCAGGTATGAAAATGAGCTGGCTCTGCACCACAGTGTTGAGGCCGACACCAATGGTCTTCGCAGAGTGTTGGATGAGCTGACCCTTTGTACAACCGATCTGGAGATACAGTGTGAGACCCTCAGTGAGGAATTGacctacctcaaaaaaaatcaCGAGGAGGTAAGGAAGCCTGCAGAGTGGCTTCATACAGTGTCTAATTTCCTTATTCAAGTCCACTGTTCATTTCGTAGCAGGGCATGAACATCAATCAAAATCCTCCATGATGAATACCGATCCCTTTTCTAGGAAATGGAAGTCTTGCAATGTACAGCTGGGGGGAACGTGAACGTGGAGATGAATGCAACCCCAGGAGTGGAACTAACTGTCCTGTTGAACAACATGAGGGCTGAGTATGAGGACTTGGCTGAGCAGAACCGCAAAGATGCTGAAGCCTGGTTCAACGAGAGGGTAGGTCTATGGCAAATTATAAAGGGCTTGCTCAGGAGACAATCAGGCCAGTCACTAACCCTTTCGACAATTGCACTTCAGAGTGCAACGCTGCAACAACAGATTTCCGATCATGAGGGAGCAGCCACAGCAGCCAGAAATGAGCTGACCGAATTAAAACGCAATCTGCAAACCCTGGAAATAGAACTTCAGTCCCTCATGGCTGTGGTACGTAGGAATTGCCATTGAATTGAATACATGTGTGAATATGTATAAGTCAATACagacataaaaatacatataacagcAAGTACATATAACCATTTACATAtgactaaaagtataaaatatattaaatatcaagAATTCTGTCCCTAAACTCACCAATTCTGAAACTTGAAAAATGCCTTTTTACAAtagaggaatttttttaaatcttgcaaATGTCGATTTtcaattgaaaatattcagaccttatacaaataattatttctaccttgagaatatttaaaatatgaccatgccggccaagcacagtggctcacgcctgtaatcccagcactttgggaggccaaggcaagtggataacttgaggtcaggagttcaagaccagcctggccaacatggtgaaaccccatctctactaaaaatataaaaattagctgggtgtggtggcatgcacctgtaatcccacatactcaggaagctgaggcaggagaatcacttgaacctaggaagagaggctgcagtgagccaagatcatgccactgcactcagcctgggtgacagagcaagacaccatctcaaaaaaataaataaaataatataaaatgaccATGCCATTTCTCTTTTACACATTCAAGCTTTACTTTGCTTGTCTTTCAGAAACATTCCTATGAATGCTCCTTGGCTGAGACTGAAGGAAATTACTGCAATCAACTCCAGCAAATTCAGGATCAGATAGCGGTGATGGAGGAACAACTGCAACAGATTCGAACAGAAACAGAAGGCCAGAAGCTGGAGTATGAACAGCTTCttgatgtaaaaatatttttagaaaaagaaattgaaatttattGCAACTTACTAGATGGAGAAGAAAGGTAAAGAttaacttgcaaaaaaaaaaaaaaactcacatcaACTAGGTTTTCTCACAGTATAGGTATGCCAATATTGCATCCTAGAATTTCCCACTCTGGAGATCATACATATTTATCCTCAGGAATGTATGTTATTGCAGGCAAGTGAAATTAAAACATGCagaaatttgaaaatcaaatttctAAGTATGCAAAATATTTGCATGTATAACATATAAAGGACATTTGAATATAGAATATTTAACAACTCCAGTACTCCAATTCAAGGGGAAAATTGCTTTCTGTGATTTAGTGTGTAAGCACATTTCTTATAAATAACTCACTCTCTTTTCTTATCACTTCACTAGTTACCCCACATGTACCTTGTATTAAAGATGAGCAATGAAGATATAGGAAAAATTAATTGGAGAGGCACCATAGTTTCTTAGTCAATAGCAACAGCCCTGGAATTGCAGCCCTGGCTGTGAATCAAACACTGGGTGAATTATGAGCACATTGTTTAATCTTTTCAAATGCAGTTTCCTCATTGGTGAAATTGTGATAACGCCAAAACCATACTTGTAACAAGTATTAACTATAATGTCTCACTACGTAGGTAAAGAGCTTGTGACAGTGGCATACACAGAAAAGGTATTTGGTAATCACTGCCTATTACTAAATGCTTGCCCATGGCCGCATAGTGAGGAGGTAACATCTTGCACACTCCAAGGCCCATCAGCCCTCTGCAGCCTATTCTCACAGGAACCCAACAGTGATTGCTCCCTCCTCAGAACAAAGCACTCATTACACCACTCACTTTTCACTTAATTTATAGCACTTTTCATGTTATAGGTAACTTTTTGCATGTGTATACTTTATTTCCCACCGTAAAAACTGTGTCTTGGTTCTATATTTTCTGCAGCACCTAGCCCAGCAACACCTTCTTCATGGTAGGCACTCCAAACACATTCATTGGCCAGTGGATTGAAAAGTCAGAGTGAGAAATATTGCTAGATGAAAGAGGTAGTTTCTAGTCATGAGAAAATTTCTATTCATAAACAtccatttaatttcttccttcactATGTTGAAGTCATGAAAAGCTTACAAGTGCCCCTTAAATATACGAGGAATTTTGAATCTTATTGAAACTAGAATTCCAAAACTCTTATTTCCAATTTAGAGGTATTTATAAGCTcactaaggaaagaaaaaaatgcaataatttacTCTTCTCTTCACAGAAAAAGCAAATCCACATGTTACAAATCAAAAGGATGCAGGCCTGTGAATTCTGGAAATCAAACCAAAGGTATAGATGGTTTTTTTTTACCTGGTGTAACTCCTTAAACTCCATCAATTGTGTTAACTAAGTTACTTAtttaataactaaataaaatttgtttttaagtttactTCTGGTGAATAAAGGGATGAGGGGTCATTATGATAGttcttaatatttgtattttatattcctGTAGAACAACAGATGTGGTCAAATTATGAAATTACTGAAATGAGGAATTAATCCCACAACATATTTCTTACCTGGAATGTATTATCTTTCATAGTTTCAATACTTTGATAAAAGAGCTACTTTATCTTAAACCACAAAACTAGGGCAAGTTGgtatttaaaagaagacattacttGCAGCCAGCCTTTACTGCCTGATACTTAGATTGCTTTAATCCatgtttcatttatgttttcaaacGCCCATTGCTCTAAAAGCAGTGGCAAATATAAGAGAGATAGTCCAGGCTCTTGCTAAACACTGACTTCAAACACAGTATTATATATCAATTTACTGCAAACttgcaaaaaacatttttaaaaagcaaacattttttaaaaggtgcggtggctcatgcttgtaatcccagcactttgggaggccaaggcaggtggatcacttcaggtcaggagttcgagaccagcctggtcaatatggtgaaattccatctctactaagaatacaaaaattagccaggcgtggtggcaggcacctgtaatcccagctactcaggagactgaggcagaagaatcacttgaacccaggaggcagaggctgcagtgagccgagatcgtgccactgtactcctgcctgggtgacagagcgagactccttgtcaaacaaacaaacaaacaaaaagcatacCTATTACGGCTACTTTTCAACCTGTTAAAAAATTACcactaatgttttatttattttattttagactcaaCAGAAGAAACTATTGTCAAAACAGTGGTTGAGGAACTGGATCAAATTGGCAATGTCCTTTCACTGAGAGTCCACTCAGTTGAAGAAAAGTCCTCTAAAATAAGCAACATTACAGTAGAGCAACGAGCACCTTCTAAAGCACCATAATgaggaaaaagatgaaagaaataaagaaagaaaaagaaagaaggaaagaaaaagaaagaagaaagaaaagaaagaaagaaagaaagaaagagaaagaaagaaagaaagaaagagaaagaaagaaagaaagaaagaaagaaagaaagaaagaaagaaagaaagaaagagaaagaaagaaaaagaaaaagagaaagcctgTGCTTGCAAAAATCCTACTGGTCAAATAACCTAAGGAAATTATTCATTTCTGTTCTTAAAGACAAAAGGGCTAGAATttgttctccttctcttccttttctcatgTTCTATGCGTGTAATCCTTTTCCAGAGTAGAAAAATCCTGCTCTGtccctaatttttgtttttattttgggggcCTTTTTtgacatttcattaaaaattcttcTGTTGCAAGTTATTTTTTTAGTAtctgattctttttaatttctaaagttgATCCCAATGTGACAATACTAAGGACCTGCTAATAAAATACTGTGCTTCATTTCATAGTCACAGTTACCTCAATTAATAACAGAATAAGGTGGAAAGAGCACTAGCCCTAATGTCTGGTCCCAAATCTGTCCCTGATTGACTATGTAAATAACTTGATCTTCTTGGGTTTGAGCGTCTATGGACATAAAAGAAGAAGATAATACCCACTGATCACTAGGATTTGTTTACCCTTACAATGCCTAGCCTGGGTGATCAGCAAATGTTTGTTGTAAAATCTGAACCTGGAAagctatttttccattttccagca
It encodes the following:
- the KRT26 gene encoding keratin, type I cytoskeletal 26; this translates as MSFRLSGGSRRICLRTGSGRLSGGGTGFVAGNVCVGSGAGSSFSCTLGGISSGGSFCNSGGGLGSGACASFLGNEHSLLSGNEKVTMQNLNDRLASYLDHVRALEEANADLEQKIKGWYEKCEPGSSRGHDHDYSRYFSVIGDLKRQIISATTCNASIVLQNDNARLTADDFRLKYENELALHHSVEADTNGLRRVLDELTLCTTDLEIQCETLSEELTYLKKNHEEEMEVLQCTAGGNVNVEMNATPGVELTVLLNNMRAEYEDLAEQNRKDAEAWFNERSATLQQQISDHEGAATAARNELTELKRNLQTLEIELQSLMAVKHSYECSLAETEGNYCNQLQQIQDQIAVMEEQLQQIRTETEGQKLEYEQLLDVKIFLEKEIEIYCNLLDGEERKSKSTCYKSKGCRPVNSGNQTKDSTEETIVKTVVEELDQIGNVLSLRVHSVEEKSSKISNITVEQRAPSKAP